In Desulfonatronovibrio hydrogenovorans DSM 9292, a single genomic region encodes these proteins:
- the yidC gene encoding membrane protein insertase YidC, translating into MEIHRVLIAVVLSLGVLLLWNFLFPPAPPQRATTDEPVAEQRISPDALQPDYVAPGELRPREAARFEAVEGRQIVVETPLYRATFNSSGGVLEHFLLKQFSQTIDPDSAQIDLITPRSLMRGPMGISWNRVPTWIEGEWSFEGDDINLGPGEEKSLIFTGRVGGVEIIRKMTFLADTYEIREEIEVINTTDSQVVGELGNILATPAFSDDRYNPTRVAYFDQSGLSHEKDRQLRDGFTHQNGLKWGAIGNHYFLLAFVPQTAQDSTLRADLENEIYRITVSESLYIEPGMARIMANTYYIGPKDREFLRDAPAELHRAIYYGWFNIIAKPLIISLNFFHSHTGNYGVAILLLTLVVKIIFWPLAQKSYKSMNQLKKLQPMMAKIREKYKDDRQKMNEEMMRLYKTYKVNPAGGCLPILVQIPVFIALYQGLMGAVELRHAAFIYYLPFTDIVWLADLSARDPFYITPLVMGATMFLQQKMAPAPGDPLQAKIMLFLPLVFIFIFITFPSGLVLYWLANNVLSIGQQWWVLRSAGNKPLVKADDQKDEPQVEEKQDKPKPSPARKAAKKRKKK; encoded by the coding sequence ATGGAAATTCATAGAGTCCTTATCGCTGTTGTCCTGTCCCTGGGTGTCCTGCTGCTGTGGAATTTCCTGTTCCCTCCTGCTCCGCCCCAAAGGGCCACCACTGATGAGCCTGTTGCAGAACAGCGCATCTCTCCTGATGCGCTCCAGCCGGACTATGTTGCTCCTGGAGAGCTCAGACCAAGGGAAGCAGCCCGGTTTGAAGCGGTGGAGGGCAGACAGATCGTGGTGGAAACACCTCTTTACCGGGCCACCTTCAACAGTTCAGGCGGAGTTCTGGAGCACTTTCTGCTCAAACAGTTCAGCCAGACCATTGACCCAGACTCTGCCCAAATCGACCTCATCACCCCCAGATCTCTGATGCGGGGCCCCATGGGTATCTCCTGGAACAGAGTTCCTACATGGATCGAAGGAGAATGGTCCTTTGAAGGCGATGATATAAACCTTGGGCCCGGCGAAGAAAAAAGCCTCATTTTTACCGGACGGGTAGGCGGGGTTGAAATCATCAGAAAGATGACCTTCCTGGCAGACACTTATGAAATCAGAGAAGAAATAGAGGTTATCAACACTACCGACTCCCAGGTGGTGGGTGAACTGGGCAATATCCTGGCCACGCCTGCTTTTTCCGATGACCGCTACAACCCGACCAGGGTGGCCTATTTTGACCAGAGCGGGCTGAGCCATGAAAAAGACCGCCAGCTCAGGGACGGCTTCACCCATCAAAACGGCTTAAAATGGGGGGCCATCGGCAACCATTACTTTCTTCTGGCCTTTGTTCCCCAGACTGCCCAGGATTCCACCCTCAGGGCTGACCTGGAGAATGAAATCTACCGGATCACCGTGTCCGAAAGTTTGTATATCGAACCCGGCATGGCCAGGATCATGGCCAACACCTATTATATCGGCCCCAAGGACCGGGAATTTCTCAGGGACGCCCCGGCCGAGCTGCACAGGGCCATCTATTACGGCTGGTTCAATATTATTGCCAAGCCTCTGATCATTTCACTGAATTTTTTCCACAGTCACACCGGCAACTACGGGGTGGCCATCCTCCTGCTGACCCTGGTGGTCAAAATCATCTTCTGGCCTCTGGCCCAGAAGAGTTATAAGTCCATGAACCAGCTCAAGAAGCTGCAGCCCATGATGGCCAAAATCAGGGAAAAATACAAAGACGATCGTCAAAAGATGAATGAAGAGATGATGCGTCTGTACAAGACCTACAAGGTCAATCCGGCTGGCGGCTGCCTGCCCATTCTGGTCCAGATACCAGTGTTTATTGCCCTGTACCAGGGACTGATGGGTGCGGTTGAACTGCGGCATGCTGCATTCATCTATTACCTGCCCTTTACAGACATCGTCTGGCTGGCTGATCTGTCGGCCAGAGATCCGTTTTACATAACTCCCCTGGTGATGGGGGCCACAATGTTTTTACAGCAGAAAATGGCTCCGGCACCGGGCGATCCACTTCAGGCCAAGATAATGCTTTTTCTGCCCCTGGTCTTTATATTCATTTTCATCACCTTCCCTTCAGGGCTGGTACTTTACTGGCTGGCCAACAATGTGCTTTCCATTGGTCAGCAGTGGTGGGTGCTCAGAAGTGCCGGCAATAAGCCCCTTGTGAAGGCCGATGACCAGAAAGATGAACCCCAGGTCGAGGAAAAGCAGGACAAGCCCAAGCCGTCACCAGCTCGCAAGGCGGCCAAAAAGAGGAAAAAGAAATAA